The DNA window ACCCTACTACGCAGCCGCCAGCGTGCACCTCGCCCGGCCCGGCGAGCCCGGCAACGTGACGTTCTTTGTGAAAGACCTGTCGAATGACGACGAACCGTTGCTCACGATCACCTCGGCGTTGACGCTGGTCTCACTCGACGGCAACGACGCCCCGTTGGCGCTGGGTTCACGGGGAGAGAGCGGCGGATACTTTGACGGCCTGCTGGATGACGTGCGGCTCTCAAACGACGCCCTGGCCGCCGGGCAGCTGTTGATCTCCAGCGACGGAATCATGCCGTCGACGATCGGTTACTGGCAGTTCGAACCGAACCCCGGCCTGTTCCAGAACAGCCTGCCGCAAGGTCTGCCCATCAGGCCCGGCCGTCAGGTGCAGCAGTCGTCACCAGCCGACGCCGCGTTCGTGGATCTCTGCCATGTGTTGTTGAATTCGAATGAGTTTTTGTATGTGAAGTGAATCGAGTGTCCAGTGACGAGTGTCCAGAGCCAGAAAAAGGGATCAGACTTGAGTCCTGAGGCCTGAGGAAAGGATCGAACTTCGTTCCCTACTCCTCAAGTCTCAAGCCTCGGGTCTCACGCCTCCCTCAATGGCCCAATAACAGATGACCGATGACAAATGACAAATTCTTACTTTCCCCACATCACTCTTCCCCAGTCACGCCGTGAGTTTCTCGCTAGAAGCGGGTGCGGTTTTGGGGCGTTGGCTCTGGCGGGGCTGCAGAGTAAGGCGCATGCCGGTCAATTGCCTCGCCCGCATTTCGCGGCGACCGCCAAAAGCGCGATCTTCCTGTTCATGGAAGGGGGCCCCAGTCACATAGATACGTTCGACCCCAAGCCAGAGCTGAACCGTCTGGCAGGTCAGCAATTGCCGGCGAGCTATGGGCCGGTGATGACCGCCATGGGGGAAGCGAACGCTCCGTTGCTGGAATCGAAACGCTCGTGGAAACAGTACGGCGAAAGCGGCATCTGGGTCTCGGACTGGTTGCCCTACACGGCGCAGTGCGTCGATGACATCGCCGTGATTCGGTCTTGCTGGACGGACGGGAATAGTCACTCGGCGGGCGTCTGCCAGATGAATACCTGTTCGATGCTGGGCGGACGCCCTTCGCTGGGAAGCTGGGTCACCTATGGACTGGGCAGTGAGAACCAGAATCTCCCCGCGTTTGTCGTGATGCAGGACGGCCGCGGGGCGATTGTGAACGGCCCGCGAAACTGGAGCGCTGGCTTCATGCCGGCCAACTATCAGGGGGTGCATTTCTCCGAAGGCTCGCAGCCGATTCCCAACCTCGATTCACCTGAGGGCATCCCTGCGGCAGTGCAGCAGGAGAAGCTGAACCTGCTGGCATCGATCAACACTTCATTTGCGTCGCAATTCCCGCAGCAGACAGAGCTGGAAGCCCGGATTCGCAGTTATGAACTGGCGTTTCAGATGCAGGCGGCGGCGCCGGAAGCGATTGATCTGAATCAGGAGACAGCGGCGACAAAAGAACTCTACGGCTTCAATCGAAAAGAGACTGAGTCGTTCGGACGCCAGTGCCTGCTCGCCAGGCGTCTGGTCGAACGGGGCGTGCGGTTCATTCAACTCTATCACGGCGCGGGCAGCCGCTGGGATGCTCATAACAACATCGAGTCGAACCATACCCAGCTCTGCGCTGCGATGGATCAGCCGGTGGCCGCGCTGCTGAAGGACCTCAAGCAACGGGGACTGCTGGACGAGACGCTCGTCGTCTGGGGCGGGGAGTTCGGCAGAACGCCGATGTCAGAACAGGGGAACGGCCGCGACCACAATCCGACGGGCTTCACCATGTGGATGGCCGGAGGGGGCGTCAAGGGGGGCCAGACCATCGGAACGACGGATGAGCTGGGCCTGCGCGCCGTAGAAGACCGGCTGCACGTCCACGATCTCCACGCCAGCATTCTGCATCTGCTGGGACTGGACCACATGGCGCTGACATATTTCTACAAGGGCCGGCCGGAACGTCCGACGGCCAACGAAGGCGCATTCGCCAGAAAACTGGTCGGCGGCTGAGAGTATTTTTCGAGAATGGGAAGGCGAAGCTCCTGCTGAGCCGCAAACAAGTTTGGGCCTGAGTTTCGTTTGCGACCCGGTGGGAGCTTCGCTCTCCCGAATTCGTCAGAGTGCCAGACAACAAGAAAAGTCACGCGATGTCACAACTCTCTCCCCCCGTCACGATCAAGCAGCGTCTGGCAAATGGCGAACGGCTGAATGTCTTTGCCATCAGCCGGTCGTTCCATCCCAATCACATTGAGATGTACGCTCTGCAGGGGGGCTTCTCAGGCTTCTGGATCGACCACGAGCACACCGGCTTCACGATCGACATGATGGAAGCGGCCGTGCGGGCTGGGCGTGCCTGCGGGCTCGACTGCTTCGTGCGACTGGCCCCGACCGATTATGCATCTGTCACGCGTTGTCTGGAATCCGGGGCAGGCGGCGTGATGGCCGCCATGATTTCGACCGTCGCACAGGCGGAAGAGTTCGTCACCTGGGCCAAGTTCGCTCCCCGGGGCCGACGCGGCCTCAACAACTGGGGACGCGACGGCAACTTTAGCCTGACGCCAGTTGCCGAGTTCTGCCGTCTATCGAACGAACGGACGCTGGTCGGCATCCAGATCGAAACGGTCTCGGCAGTGGAGTGCTGTGAAGAGATCGCCGCGATTGACGGGGTCGACATGCTCTTCGTCGGCCCGGCGGATTTGAGCCAGGCCTATGGCATCACCGGGCAGATGCTGCACCCGACATTGCTGAGCGCCATCGATCGGGTGTCGAAGGCCTGCCGCGACCAGGGGAAGACGTTCGGCGCCGTGGCCTTCTCGCCAGAACAAGGGGCGCTGCTGATGGAACAAGGTTGCCGCCTGATTTCGCTGACGTCCGACGTCCGGACGTTCCAGGAAGGGATCGCGGCGACCAAGCAAAGCTTTGGCAAGTTGTTTGCCGAGAGCTGACGTGTGCCGTCATGCGACTGTGACGCGGGGTCAGAATTGTCCCGGACGCTTCCCGCCTCATCACCGTCTGCTCGATCTTCCAACACTTTTTTCCGAGTCACACCCGTCTTCGCGTCCGGGACAATGACGCAACTTGCCGGTTCAGGGTGATGTGAAACAGGTGCGGCTCAGCAGATTGCGCAGGCAGTGTCTGCGCTTTTTCGGCGTCGAATTTTGCAGACGGAGTCGGCAAAATCCTACCGGGTTGGATGCCATCCATTTTTGCAGACGCCGTCTGCAAAATCCCGAGATAGGCCAGATGAAACGCCCGCATCTGGTCGACATTCCACCACGAGAATCCCCGGCCGCACCGTTGAGTTAAGTCAGCGGCCAGCCGCTTCACCAGCTCTTGTCCGTATTCTGCCTGCGCCGCTCCCCTCTGCTCGAATTCGACGATTCGCCGTCCGATTTCCCAGTATGTGGCGGTCATCACCGCGTTGCCAGCACGGGCCGAAGTGCGGCGATCCGCTTCCAACAAGGACACGATCTCTCCCAATAGGCCGTCGGAATCACCTACCGGGCGCATTGCGCCGGAGGATTTTGCTCTCTTTCTTGCCATCAGCGCCGCTTCCGATTTCAATGAACTGAAGCGAACCACGGCCATAATGATACTGCGATCGGTCGTAACTTAGGACAGGCCGTGAACAGAGACGAGAGGAGTGAGCGTTCTGAACAACATGACCCTGTTCGTCACGCCAATCCGTCCCCAGTCGCACCTTTAGCGACCGGTGGTTGCACCTTGCACCGGTCCCGCCTGCAGGCGGCAGACGAGCCCCACGGGCGCGAACCGCCATTTGACAGCAGATCACCGGCCCGATGCCTTTGATAAACCCCTTGACATTGGGTCGAAACGCCAATTTGCAATTCCGGGCATCACCACACCGTGAGGTGCCCGCCATAGAGATAGATTCAACCCAGCTGCCCTCACCAAGTAGAAAAAGCTGCCTTGGTGTACTCAACACCAAAGCAGCCTTAAATTATGGCCTTGCATCCAGACTCATCAGTAATCAGTGCTGCTGATAATCTTCTGGTTATAATAGTTTCCATTCGGAGATAAGAGTCGAGCATAGACCCCATCATTAATGGACTGATTCAAGACGCGACCACTCCCATCGCACAAAATCACATTGACGATCTGGGGGTGAAAAGATGAAGGACGAGGCACCTGCCCCGACGTGGCAGTTAGATTGTTGTTGATTCGAGACCCCAATTCAGTGGCCGTGGTCAAATTAAAAGCACCGCCGACTCCAGGCGCCATCGAAGTCCCTTGGTCGATCGTGTAATCTGGAGTGCCTGTTGTATCATTAATCCAAATACCAAACGCCACATCACCCGTAGCTGCACCGGCGGCATTAGAAGAGACGACTTGCGAGGCAGGAAGCCAACCGCCCGCATTTAAGTTTTCGGAGAGCATTAGCGTTTGGCTAGTACCGTCACGCATTCGATCAAGAGTCATCTTTAACGAAGTTGAATTGAGATTAAGCGTAGAGTTCGTGTCAGCAGTATCTTCTCGCCAAAATACTCCCGTGGCCATAGTCCGCTTTGCCCACTCCAGCTTATCAGCGTCGGTTGGGCTACTAGGGGCAGTTTCGCCCGTCTTCTGCCATTTATAGTAATAGTTGGTTCCATCGTATTGAATGCGGTGGATCGTGTCGGTTGCAGCGGCACCGCTCGCAACAAGAGAAGTGCCAATATATCCGGCATTTGCCACGAAGCTGCAAGCACCGGCGTCATCAGACGTCTGATCATCTGGACAAGTAAGAACTTTAACATTTGGAATCTCGCTCACAGTCAGCGGATACACTGTTATTCCCTTATAAGAAGGGTTCGTAATCCTGTCATGAAGTCCCGCCTGATCCAAATAAGGCAGCAAGTGCACTGTCCAGGGTGCTGGAACTGCGGTTGAATTCGTAGCCGCTCCTGCATCTGCAGCAGTGTAATAAGGACTTCCTCCAACCAGCGGAGGCAACTGGCCGTTATTTGCAGTCGCATAGTTCAGCGTCGCCAGACCTACGTTTCGCATGTTGTTCAAGCACGTCATGCGGCGGGCGGCTTCGCGGGCGTTCTGCACGCCTGGCAGGATCAGCGAGGCCAGCACGGCGATGATCGAGATCACCACCAGCAGCTCGATTAGGGTGAAGCCGCCTCGCGACGGCTGGGCGCGACGCGCCTGGGGAACTCTCTGGACGAGGCGTACGTTCATGTTTCTCTCCGCTGAATCACAGGCCTCGGCCAGGCTCGCAGGGCGTCGCCCACAATGTCGACTGCTCAAGCTTCACGGCCGTGCTGCGTCGTTTGTTGGAAGTCTCTCTGACTGGAAATACTTACGGAAATGATGACCAGAAAATCGAAATGAATCTCGAACCTTGCTTTTACCCCCTCGCCCCAGTACTCCGGGGAGAGGGCCGGGGTGAGGGGCAAATTCACCGCCGACTTCAATTCAAGGGAAACCGAACGCTAACGCGTGCCGGCTGATCGGCTCAATCAGCCGCCGGGCGCTAGCCCCCGGTTCTCTTCTCACTCAAAAATTCACCAACCTGCTGCATTCCGCAGCAATTCGGCCAACTTCTGCACCAGTGCGGCCTGCTGCATTTTCACTCGGGCACCGGGGGAAGAAAAGCGAAACCGCCTCAAAAACCCCGACTTTTCCACTTCACACGCCCGAAACCGCAGAACCGGATAACTCAATTGCAAATCCCAATCCCAAAACGGATTCGGAAACACCAATTCTACGGCAAAAGCTGCCGATGAATAATGAATTTCCGAAAATCAAAGGTCCCGGGCACCGAGTCGCTCGGATCAGAGTCGTAATACGCCTCCTCTAAACGCGACATGTCGACGACGAGAAACATTCGTCGTCCTGGGAGATCATCTGCTTTGCCGCCAATCTGGACTGTCGAACCCGTGGGCTGATGGGCCTCAAATAAATCGTATCCGGCATGGATCACGAAGACATGACTTCGAGTAGTGGTCTGATTGGCTACCTTGGCGAGCAGACGTCTCGCGGTATGGTAGTCTACGGTGAAATTGCTCCCCTCAAAATCATCCACGGTTCTGGCGTCGAAGATCCCGAAACCACGCTCATTGAGAGTTGTCCGCACTCCAGGAGCTTCCCGCAGTAGACCGTTGTCGATTGCGTCGTCTGCCGCGGCAGCCGCAGGATCGACATTCGCTGCCGGACGGAATGGGCTGCTGCCTGGCAGACCGGGGACTGGTATGTTCGAATTCTGCGTGGCGGACAGGTTGGTCAGTACGGGATCTAACCCGTCTCGTGCGATGAGCAATTGCTGGTGCCACACGCGGTTGACGTTGGGATAATACGGATATGACTGAGTTGCCCCCGTGAAGGGTGAGGCATCCAGCACGTCCCAAGTCATTGGGTACGGCGTGGAATTGGCAAAGCGTCCGAATGGGTCGAGATGCACTCGGTCGTCAATCAGCCCCGCCATGACCGACTCGTGCCGTAGCATGTTGAGATTCAGCTTTCCTGGATCCCTCCGGGATTGTGCAAAGTTCTGTTCACCAAACTGATTTTGGTTCGGCTCGGCCGAAATGAAGTTCAGCAGCCGGTACCAGGTGTTCTGATAGTTTGCCGGCGAATTATTGTTGATGTCGCCACCGTTCGTATAGTAGTCGGTAGGGGTCGTCGGATAGGTCTGC is part of the Planctomicrobium piriforme genome and encodes:
- a CDS encoding DUF1501 domain-containing protein translates to MTNSYFPHITLPQSRREFLARSGCGFGALALAGLQSKAHAGQLPRPHFAATAKSAIFLFMEGGPSHIDTFDPKPELNRLAGQQLPASYGPVMTAMGEANAPLLESKRSWKQYGESGIWVSDWLPYTAQCVDDIAVIRSCWTDGNSHSAGVCQMNTCSMLGGRPSLGSWVTYGLGSENQNLPAFVVMQDGRGAIVNGPRNWSAGFMPANYQGVHFSEGSQPIPNLDSPEGIPAAVQQEKLNLLASINTSFASQFPQQTELEARIRSYELAFQMQAAAPEAIDLNQETAATKELYGFNRKETESFGRQCLLARRLVERGVRFIQLYHGAGSRWDAHNNIESNHTQLCAAMDQPVAALLKDLKQRGLLDETLVVWGGEFGRTPMSEQGNGRDHNPTGFTMWMAGGGVKGGQTIGTTDELGLRAVEDRLHVHDLHASILHLLGLDHMALTYFYKGRPERPTANEGAFARKLVGG
- a CDS encoding HpcH/HpaI aldolase family protein — translated: MSQLSPPVTIKQRLANGERLNVFAISRSFHPNHIEMYALQGGFSGFWIDHEHTGFTIDMMEAAVRAGRACGLDCFVRLAPTDYASVTRCLESGAGGVMAAMISTVAQAEEFVTWAKFAPRGRRGLNNWGRDGNFSLTPVAEFCRLSNERTLVGIQIETVSAVECCEEIAAIDGVDMLFVGPADLSQAYGITGQMLHPTLLSAIDRVSKACRDQGKTFGAVAFSPEQGALLMEQGCRLISLTSDVRTFQEGIAATKQSFGKLFAES
- a CDS encoding DUF1016 N-terminal domain-containing protein, which gives rise to MAVVRFSSLKSEAALMARKRAKSSGAMRPVGDSDGLLGEIVSLLEADRRTSARAGNAVMTATYWEIGRRIVEFEQRGAAQAEYGQELVKRLAADLTQRCGRGFSWWNVDQMRAFHLAYLGILQTASAKMDGIQPGRILPTPSAKFDAEKAQTLPAQSAEPHLFHITLNRQVASLSRTRRRV
- a CDS encoding DUF1559 family PulG-like putative transporter; the protein is MNVRLVQRVPQARRAQPSRGGFTLIELLVVISIIAVLASLILPGVQNAREAARRMTCLNNMRNVGLATLNYATANNGQLPPLVGGSPYYTAADAGAATNSTAVPAPWTVHLLPYLDQAGLHDRITNPSYKGITVYPLTVSEIPNVKVLTCPDDQTSDDAGACSFVANAGYIGTSLVASGAAATDTIHRIQYDGTNYYYKWQKTGETAPSSPTDADKLEWAKRTMATGVFWREDTADTNSTLNLNSTSLKMTLDRMRDGTSQTLMLSENLNAGGWLPASQVVSSNAAGAATGDVAFGIWINDTTGTPDYTIDQGTSMAPGVGGAFNLTTATELGSRINNNLTATSGQVPRPSSFHPQIVNVILCDGSGRVLNQSINDGVYARLLSPNGNYYNQKIISSTDY